A genomic region of Dreissena polymorpha isolate Duluth1 chromosome 4, UMN_Dpol_1.0, whole genome shotgun sequence contains the following coding sequences:
- the LOC127879483 gene encoding uncharacterized protein LOC127879483, with the protein MSGSEDFAKWMLMHLANGRSQSGQQVLNADDLQQIHTPQTVIRPSKAMKIFQRPLAPFTVTETGYAFGWKTGHYKGYYMLRNTGTTFGFTSLVTLLPEVNIGVFTTMNGKDDDFIGRTLLHSFLLDTLLGEEPTINETTVCTYPEPWFPAKDTTPKPFVKTIAPSRALSQYTGVYNHIAYGDLVVSINHTVNFLQLDYGIGQWILYPTQGQDTFVGEAFGLLYRQWELYTELRFHMNTQSPVTIVIPDFEPMYPPVFVKTSRHAPANPGIVG; encoded by the exons ATGAGCGGCTCGGAGGACTTCGCCAAGTGGATGCTCATGCATTTGGCAAACGGCCGCAGTCAGAGCGGGCAGCAAGTGCTGAACGCCGATGACCTCCAACAGATACACACCCCGCAGACGGTCATTCGACCCTCAAAGGCAATGAAGATCTTCCAGAGGCCACTGGCTCCCTTCACTGTCACAGAGACGGGCTACGCATTCGGATGGAAAACTGGACATTACAAAG GATACTACATGCTGCGTAACACCGGTACGACGTTCGGATTTACGTCTCTTGTAACGCTGTTGCCGGAGGTTAATATCGGCGTGTTTACCACCATGAATGGAAAAGACGATGATTTTATCGGACGAACCTTGCTGCACAG TTTCCTCCTGGACACTCTACTGGGCGAGGAACCAACCATCAACGAGACAACCGTGTGCACGTATCCGGAGCCCTGGTTTCCGGCCAAGGACACCACACCAAAACCATTCGTTAAGACGATAGCACCGAGTCGTGCACTCTCCCAATACACGGGCGTGTACAATCACATTGCTTACGGAGATCTGGTTGTGTCCATTAACCACACCGTCAATTTTCTGCAG CTGGACTACGGTATTGGCCAATGGATCTTGTACCCGACCCAAGGACAGGACACATTTGTTGGAGAGGCGTTTGGGCTGTTGTACCGTCAATGGGAACTGTACACGGAACTGCGATTTCACATGAACACCCAGTCCCCTGTCACAATCGTGATACCAGACTTCGAGCCGATGTATCCGCCAGTGTTCGTGAAGACCTCCAGGCATGCACCCGCAAATCCGGGCATCGTCGGCTAA
- the LOC127879479 gene encoding uncharacterized protein LOC127879479, which yields MANTLLRQLAMIACISHVNSACADIDVIACREQAAADPNMCQDPVLSTTACPSYCKKCPLTCYHCQTTGQNNVPCTTQKTCAVGEQCVYREITDPLTGSTEHISTCASNKVCLGQELMQVVFGRRSINTRNVAIQCCSSDLCNAATTTTTSIRTTMTPTPTSNCDSSNNYHQLSYINKRFCIKIHNESKEWGVARHACMLENADLVVLDSHDKHAAMTSHLRSVHILSDIWIGALVVDKTRSFYWLNNASLPSHSTEWGRGQPDDTGDNHQHEDCVTIRPQDGFKFHDRTCFTQLKFICERTL from the exons ATGGCAAACACACTTTTAC gacAACTAGCAATGATTGCGTGCATCAGCCACGTGAACTCAGCGTGCGCTGACATTGACGTCATTGCGTGCCGAGAACAAGCCGCGGCCGACCCGAACATGTGCCAGGATCCAGTGTTGAGCACCACTGCATGTCCCAGCTACTGCAAAAAGTGTC CCTTAACGTGCTACCATTGTCAGACAACCGGACAAAACAATGTACCGTGTACAACACAGAAAACATGCGCAGTAGGCGAG CAATGCGTATACAGAGAGATTACAGACCCACTCACGGGATCAACAGAACACATATCAACGTGTGCCAGTAACAAA GTGTGTCTCGGTCAAGAACTGATGCAAGTTGTTTTTGGTCGTCGAAGCATCAATACCAGAAACGTTGCCATCCAATGTTGCTCGTCTGATTTATGTAACGCagcaaccaccaccaccacgtcgaTAA GGACGACCATGACACCAACCCCTACCTCCAATTGCGACTCGAGCAACAACTATCATCAGTTGTCATACATCAACAAACGTTTctgtattaaaatacataatgaGTCCAAGGAATGGGGCGTAGCTCGCCATGCGTGCATGTTAGAGAACGCAGATCTCGTAGTCTTGGACAGTCATGACAAACACGCTGCAATGACATCTCACCTTCGAAGCGTACACATCCTAAGTG ATATATGGATTGGTGCCTTAGTTGTTGACAAAACCCGCTCTTTCTACTGGCTGAATAACGCATCACTGCCATCGCATTCAACTGAATGGGGGCGTGGCCAGCCTGACGATACTGGCGATAACCACCAACACGAGGACTGTGTTACCATACGTCCTCAAGACGGATTCAAATTTCACGACCGTACATGTTTTACCCAATTAAAATTTATATGTGAACGAACATTATAA
- the LOC127879484 gene encoding uncharacterized protein LOC127879484, whose amino-acid sequence MLTGIEATIQESEPLMIQQASVNCADRMQSTGFTLVLSESMSTADSEEPGSLTHDRREPSEEPASLSHDRRKPSEEPASLTHESMSTADSEEPGSLTHDRREPSEEPASLTHDRREPSEEPASLTHESMSTAASEGPASLTHDEMRQPNPQGTGTRKGMKRKWASEENICFMNFFRDELREKKMPSGSKIMGSLKILTGRTVAQIRARVHNIIMEKQKWKKNC is encoded by the exons atgcttacaggcattgaggcaactatacaggagtcagagcctctcatgatacaacaggccagtgttaactgtgctgatcgaatgcaatctacaggtttcactttggttctttcagagtccatgtcaactgctgacagtgaagagccaggcagtctgacccatgataggagggagccaagtgaagagccagccagtctgagccatgataggaggaagccaagtgaagagccagccagtctgacccatg agtccatgtcaactgctgacagtgaagagccaggcagtctgacccatgataggagggagccaagtgaagagccagccagtctgacccatgataggagggagccaagtgaagagccagccagtctgacccatg agtccatgtcaactgctgccagtgaagggccagccagtctgacccatgatgaaatgaggcagccaaatcctcaag ggacagggacaagaaaaggaatgaaacgaaagtgggccagcgaagagaacatatgtttcatgaacttttttagagatgaattaagagaaaaaaaaatgccatctggctcaaaaataatggggtccctaaaaatacttaccggaagaacagtggcccagataagggcaagggtccataacattattatggaaaaacaaaaatggaaaaagaattgttga